AATGATGGCAATTTATAGCGAAGAAAAAGTAAATTAGACCTCCTTTTTTCATGAATAATAAACTTAAGTTCCTAATATCCTTCATCAGCCTGTTAGGACTAATCTGGGTATTAAATAACCGAATCACCGTTATTCCTCCTCTTGGTAAATTCTTCGACCCATATTCAGGTTTTTGGCAAAATGCCGAACATAACAATCAAAACGCCGAAGTTTCTAAGAAAATCGATGGAATGTCCGATTCTGCTTCTGTGGTTTTTGACGAAAGACTTGTGCCTCATATTGAAGCCAAAAACCTACACGATCTTTATTTCTTGCAAGGCTATATCACTGCAACTCATCGACTTTGGCAAATGGAAACCCAAACCAGAGCTGCATCCGGCAGGCTTAGTGAAGTGTTGGGTGCCAAAACCTTGGACTTGGATAGAAATTTTCGAAGACTTGGTTTGCCACATTCTGCCGAAAAATCATTGGAGATTTTCAAAAAAGATAGTCTTACCAATGCCATAGTAACTGCTTATACTGATGGCGTAAATGCCTACATAAAAACCTTGGATTCCAAATCTAAACCGTTGGAATATAAATTGCTAGATTACCATCCCGAACCCTGGTCTGAAATTAAATGTGTGCTTCTTCTGAAGTATATGGCTAATATGCTGACCGTACAAGAATATGACTTTGAAAATACTAACCTTTTAAATCTTCTGGGCAAGGCAGATTTTGATAAACTTTTTCCTAATTTTTATGATAAACAAGATCCCATAGTGCCCAAAGGAACTCCCTTTCAACCAGCAGCAATAACTCCGGTAGCTCCTCAAAAAGTCTCCATCGATTCTAAAGTCCTCGAAACTGTTCCAAAAGATTACCCGGATAATGTGGGTTCTAACAATTGGGCTGTATCAGGTAAAAAAACCGCTAGTGGATATCCCATTCTTTGCAATGATCCTCATCTCTCCCTAAATCTGCCTTCTATTTGGTATGAATGCCAATTAACTATGCCGGGAATGAATGTATATGGAGCATCACTTCCCGGAGCGCCTGCCGTTATTATTGGTTTTAATGATTCTATCGCTTGGGGGGTTACTAATGGAAGCATGGATGTAAAAGATTGGTACAGCATTGAATTTAAAGACCAATCTAAAAACGAATATAAATTCAACGGTGAATGGAGAAAAACTACCAAAGTAGTGGAAGTAATCAAGGTCCGCGGCCAAGCCGATGTAATTGATACAGTTGTTTATACTCACCACGGTCCGGTGGTTTATGAAAAGGGAACTAAAAGTAAAGTTGGTAGTAACTTGAACCTGGCGGTGAAATGGGAAGCCCTTAATCCTTCAAATGAGTTAATGACCATGTTTAAGCTAAATAAGGCAAAAAATTACAACGATTATGTGGATGCTCTCAAGCATTTTCAGTGTCCTGCCCAAAATTTTGTCTATGCGGATGCAGGTAATAACATTGCTATCTGGGAGCAAGGTCATTTGCCAGCCAAATGGAAGGATCAAGGTAAGTTTGTTATGGATGGTTCCGAACCTTTGAATGATTGGCAAGGGTATATCCCTCAAGATCAAAATCCTCACGTCCTTAATCCGGAACGTGGATTTGTTTCTTCCGCTAACCAACACCCTACCGATGAAACATATCCATATTGGTATTCAGGTGTTTATGAAATGTATCGGAACCGCCGAATTAACAATGAATTAACTCGAATGAATGGAATAACAATAGATTCTATGCTTCAATTGCAATGCGATAAGTACAGCATTAAAGCAGAAGAAACTATGCCACTGTTGGTTAAATACCTTAAGAATAATGCATTCCATAATATGAAAGCCGAAGGCAGAGCTTGGAACGAAATAAAAAAATGGGATTATCAAATGTATTCAGGAATTGTTTCTCCTTCCATCTATAAATTTTGGACCGATACTATGATGGCTCTCATTTGGGACGAAATTCCGGTAAAGGAAGGCAGGATGAAATGGCCTAGCTTAGATGCAACTATTCGAATGATGAACCTGGAGCCCAATAGCGATTATTTCGATGCTAAACGTACCAAAGGTTTACGGGAAAATGCAGTTACATTAACCTATGATGCCTTTTATTGGACTGCCGAAAAACACTATGATAAAGTTGCTAATACGAGTTACGATATGAGATGGGGCATATTTAAACATACCTCTGTGGACCATCTGGCTAAAATCCCCGCATTCGGCGTGTTTCATGTTGGTGTTGGAGGTGAAAAAAATTGTGTTGATGCTATTTCTGAACACCATGGTCCAAGCTGGAGAATGGTTGTGCAACTAGGACCCCACGTTGAAGCTTATGGTGTATATCCCGGCGGACAGAGTGGAAACCCCGGTAGCTACCACTACATTGAGTTTGTGGATAATTGGAGTAATGATAAATATTATAAACTGAATTTCTTCCAGCCTGGAAAGGTTGACTCCAATCATGTGATGAGCACCTGGAAGGTAAATTAAGGCAAATGACAAATAGGATTTTGTTCTCGCTTTTCTTTTTCTTTTTTTCTCAGCTTGTTTTTTCCCAGAAATTTCTTCATTCAACCGAAAAGGAAGATACCAGGAAAATCATTCAATCCTCAATTGATACTGCTGATTCAGAGGAAATTATCACAATCGGTTTTTTCCCCTCTTATGAATCGGTTTTTGTCGATTTTCAGTCGGTAAATTCTTCAATTACTCAAAAATATGGCCCAAAGAATGCCTTCTCTAACCTACAGTATGTTGGAATTGGCTTTATGGAAAATTTGGATGTGGTTAGGAAATACAAGGTAATTCTAATTTCAGGTTTTCAATATTTGTTGCCCCAATTTCTACATATAAACGATTCTGTTTCTTTAATGCTCTCAGGTTATAAAATTCCTATTGAAATTCGATACGACTTGCTGCCTAACAAGCCCAAAATAGATTTCTTGGTAGGCGCTGGTTGGGACTTTGGTGAACTAAAATTACTATCCAGAGGAATTTCAAGATTCCCTAACTATGTTCCTGCAGTAAATAAATTCTCTGCCTTAAAAATGGGCATAACTATTAAGGTTGTGTTATTCAAAGGGGTATCAGCATTTGCCGGAATTCAGTATTATGGAGACTTCTCCAACATGGCCTGGAAGAATAAGGTAGCTGATGTGCCAAAATATGGCAATTTCGCTATGACCGGTTTGTCTGGAAATGGCGGTTTGGTATTTGAATTTATTGCTAATTAAGGAACAGGATCATGACCATGGCCACCCCATGGGTTACAAGAAAGAATCCTTTTTAAAGTTAAAAATCCCCCTTTCCATGGGCCGTATTTCTGAATTGCCTCTATTCCATATTGCGAACAGGTTGGAGTGTACCTGCAGGTAGGTGGTAAGTATGGAGAAATAGCTTGTTTATAGAATTTAATTAGCAATATCATTCCTTGTCCCATCATTTTTTCCAACATGATTTCCCAATTCTTTAAGTAGTTTATTTATTCCCTTCTCCAATTCTCCGTAAACAGGAAGTTGTTTTCCCACAAAAACTAATCCCAAATGGCATTTCTTGTTCGAACTTATTAATTCCTGATAAAGAAGTTCTTTTTTATGACGCCAAATCTCTCTGGTTTGGCGTTTTATTCTGTTTCGATCATGTGCCCGTTTGAAACTCCGTTTA
This window of the Bacteroidia bacterium genome carries:
- the yidD gene encoding membrane protein insertion efficiency factor YidD; the encoded protein is MGQGMILLIKFYKQAISPYLPPTCRYTPTCSQYGIEAIQKYGPWKGGFLTLKRILSCNPWGGHGHDPVP
- a CDS encoding penicillin acylase family protein: MNNKLKFLISFISLLGLIWVLNNRITVIPPLGKFFDPYSGFWQNAEHNNQNAEVSKKIDGMSDSASVVFDERLVPHIEAKNLHDLYFLQGYITATHRLWQMETQTRAASGRLSEVLGAKTLDLDRNFRRLGLPHSAEKSLEIFKKDSLTNAIVTAYTDGVNAYIKTLDSKSKPLEYKLLDYHPEPWSEIKCVLLLKYMANMLTVQEYDFENTNLLNLLGKADFDKLFPNFYDKQDPIVPKGTPFQPAAITPVAPQKVSIDSKVLETVPKDYPDNVGSNNWAVSGKKTASGYPILCNDPHLSLNLPSIWYECQLTMPGMNVYGASLPGAPAVIIGFNDSIAWGVTNGSMDVKDWYSIEFKDQSKNEYKFNGEWRKTTKVVEVIKVRGQADVIDTVVYTHHGPVVYEKGTKSKVGSNLNLAVKWEALNPSNELMTMFKLNKAKNYNDYVDALKHFQCPAQNFVYADAGNNIAIWEQGHLPAKWKDQGKFVMDGSEPLNDWQGYIPQDQNPHVLNPERGFVSSANQHPTDETYPYWYSGVYEMYRNRRINNELTRMNGITIDSMLQLQCDKYSIKAEETMPLLVKYLKNNAFHNMKAEGRAWNEIKKWDYQMYSGIVSPSIYKFWTDTMMALIWDEIPVKEGRMKWPSLDATIRMMNLEPNSDYFDAKRTKGLRENAVTLTYDAFYWTAEKHYDKVANTSYDMRWGIFKHTSVDHLAKIPAFGVFHVGVGGEKNCVDAISEHHGPSWRMVVQLGPHVEAYGVYPGGQSGNPGSYHYIEFVDNWSNDKYYKLNFFQPGKVDSNHVMSTWKVN
- the rnpA gene encoding ribonuclease P protein component: MATFTKNERLCGKKQVEQLFNEGKAFMAYPYRVLIHWVDDSNQEPCQVLVVVSKRSFKRAHDRNRIKRQTREIWRHKKELLYQELISSNKKCHLGLVFVGKQLPVYGELEKGINKLLKELGNHVGKNDGTRNDIAN